A genomic segment from Hoeflea prorocentri encodes:
- a CDS encoding CarD family transcriptional regulator, with amino-acid sequence MTTQKKSSQRQGFKTNEYIVYPAHGVGQIVAIEEQEVAGHKLELFVIDFEKDKMRLKVPVAKASSIGMRKLAETDFVDRSLKVVQGRARIKRTMWSRRAQEYDAKINSGDLISIAEVVRDLYRAENQPEQSYSERQLYEAALDRMAREIAAVNKLSETEAVRLIETNLNKGPKRGKAASEDGVNDGETQEAAA; translated from the coding sequence ATGACAACCCAGAAAAAGTCTTCTCAGCGTCAGGGTTTCAAGACGAACGAGTACATTGTCTATCCAGCCCATGGGGTCGGTCAGATTGTTGCAATCGAAGAGCAGGAAGTTGCCGGTCACAAGCTTGAGCTTTTTGTTATCGATTTCGAAAAGGACAAAATGCGGCTCAAGGTTCCGGTTGCCAAGGCATCCTCAATCGGCATGCGCAAGCTTGCCGAAACGGACTTTGTCGACCGTTCTCTGAAAGTGGTGCAGGGCCGCGCGCGCATCAAGCGCACCATGTGGTCGCGCCGCGCGCAGGAATATGACGCCAAGATCAATTCCGGCGACCTGATTTCGATCGCCGAGGTTGTTCGCGATCTCTATCGAGCTGAAAACCAGCCGGAGCAGTCCTATTCGGAGCGCCAGCTTTATGAGGCGGCACTTGACCGGATGGCGCGGGAGATTGCTGCCGTCAACAAGCTCTCGGAAACCGAGGCTGTGCGTCTGATCGAGACCAATCTGAACAAGGGTCCGAAGCGCGGCAAGGCCGCTTCCGAAGACGGCGTCAATGATGGCGAAACGCAGGAAGCAGCAGCTTAA